From the genome of Deltaproteobacteria bacterium:
AACGAAGCACCTCGGCCGGCACAGGCCAGAGGGTCTTGACGGTCAGGTGCGACACCGGCACGCCCTGGTGCCGGAGGCGAATTCTAGCAGCGCCAGCTGCTCTGGAAGTTACCCCATAGGTTATGAGCAGGGTGCGAGCTTCCGCCTCCTGGTGGAGTTCGTAGAAGCAGAAGGAGTCTTGCTGCGCTTCGATCTTCCTCTGCAGCCTTTCGACCGCTCGCTGAATCTCCTCTGGATCAGTGGTAATATAGCCGTCAGCACCGTGGCTTGAAGAAGTCTGCCGCACTGGAATCGAGGCCCCAATCGGCAGAAAGTCGGGCACATCCTGGCCAGGCCTGCTGGCGAAAGGTAAGAACGTCCCCGAACTGTGCAGCCGCCGCTCTACCACTGGCAGCTCTTCCAGGGCATCTCTGTCCAGGGTCTCACGGGTCATGCCCACTTCTTTATTGGAGGCAATGAACACAGGGCAGCGAAATTTCTCGGCCAGGTTGAAGGCGTGTACAGTCAGGTGATAGCAGTCTCTCACATCAGCAGGAGCCAGGACGATCACGGGCAGCCCACCGCTGCATCCCCACCTGAGAAACTGCACGTCGCCGTCTGCCCCCTTGGTAGCGGAACCGGTGGAGGGCCCCTGACGCATGACATCCACAATTACAATGGGAATTTCTCCGGCAATGGCAAAAGAGATGTTCTCGCTGTAGAGGCTGATGCCGGGCCCGGATGTGGCGGTCATAACCTTCAGGCCCGCCATGGAAGCGCCCAGGCAGTAGCCGATGGAGGCTATTTCGTCTTC
Proteins encoded in this window:
- a CDS encoding pyruvate flavodoxin/ferredoxin oxidoreductase, which produces MAVLFVDGNQAVAMAALYAGCRFFASYPITPASTLLAAMLELLPPAGGIVIQGEDEIASIGYCLGASMAGLKVMTATSGPGISLYSENISFAIAGEIPIVIVDVMRQGPSTGSATKGADGDVQFLRWGCSGGLPVIVLAPADVRDCYHLTVHAFNLAEKFRCPVFIASNKEVGMTRETLDRDALEELPVVERRLHSSGTFLPFASRPGQDVPDFLPIGASIPVRQTSSSHGADGYITTDPEEIQRAVERLQRKIEAQQDSFCFYELHQEAEARTLLITYGVTSRAAGAARIRLRHQGVPVSHLTVKTLWPVPAEVLRCAAAGVQRVLVVEMNLGQYVLEVRRVLGKQRVDFLGKMSGKLISPEEIVREVLDGESAQSP